The genomic window GCGAGCGCACCATCCGCCTCTCCCACCGCCTGCAGGGCATGCCGGAGTACGTGCTGGACTACGTGCTGCTGCACGAGCTCGCGCACCTGCTGGTCCCGGACCACGGCCCGCGCTTCTGGGCGCTGCTGGAGGCCTACCCGCGCACCGAGCGGGCGCGCGGCTACCTGGAGGGGGTTGCCTCGGCAGCCCGCCTGCCGCACATCCCGGGTGCCCGGGCACCCGGGATGCCCGAGGAGGCGCCCGATCCGGGCGAGGTCTGCGGCTGAACTCCGGTCAGGCCGTCAGGCCGCCAGGCCCGGTCAGGCCGTCAGCTCGCGGGCCCGTGCCACCAGCCGCCGCACCGAGACGTCGGTCAGCTCCGGCAGCTCGTCGTAGCCGAACCAGCGCAGGTCGAGCGACTCCTCGCTGATCAGCTCCTGCGCGCCCGCCGGGGCCACCGCCACGTACTGCACGTCGAGATGGGTGTTCTCCGGCTGGTCCTTGCCGGCGCAGCGCACCTGGTGGCGGTCCAGCTTGACCGGTTCGGGGTGCCCGTCCGCGCCGGTGAGCAGCCGCAGGCCGGTGATCCCGGACTCCTCGGTGGCCTCGCGCAGCGCCGCCGCCGCGAGCGTCCGGTCGCCGGGCTCGCAGTGGCCGCCCATCTGCAGCCAGAGCCCGACCTTCGGGTGAAGGGTCAGCAGCACCCGGCCGGCCGCGGGGTCGACCACGGCGGCGCTGGCGGTGATGTGCGCGGGCCGGCAGGAGCGCCACAGGCCGTCCTGGTGCTGCGCCAGGTGGGCCAGGTAGTCGCCGCGCAACTGCTCCTGGTCGGCCTCGACGGCCGTCCAGGAGGTCAGCGCGCGGACGGCATCGGCGTGCATCATGCGGTCGGGTCGTCCTTCTGGTCGTCGTCCTTCGGCTGCTCGCCCGCGGTGGGCTTGTCCGTCGGGGCCTGGCTCTCGCCCGCGGCCTCGCCGAGCAGCTTGGTGATCGCGTCGAAGTCCAGCCCGCCCTCGATCGGCTCCGCGCCGTCACGGTGCACGAAGCCGTCCGGGTCGTCCAGGTCGGCCGCGGTCGGCAGCATGTCGGGGTGCTCCCAGAGCCCGTCGCGGCCCTCGATGCCGCGCGCGTCGGCCAGCGAGGCCCACAGGCGCGAGGCGTCCCGCAGTCGGCGCGGACGCAGCTCGAGGCCGACCAGGGTGGCGAAGGTCTGCTCGGCCGGACCACCGGTGGCCCGGCGGCGGCGCAGCGTCTCGCGCAGCGCGCCGGCCTGCGGCAGGTGCGGCTCGGCGGCGGCGTGCACCACCGCGTCGACCCAGCCCTCGACCAGCGCCAGCGCCGTCTCCAGCCGGGCCAGCGCGGCCTTCTGCTCGGGCGTGTCCTCGGGCTGCAGCAGGCCGCCGGCCAGCGCGTCCTGCATCGCCTCGGGGTTCTCCAGGTCGAGCTGGCCCATCAGCTCCTCCATCCGGGAGGTGTCGACCTTGATGCCCCGGGCGTAGGCCTCCACGGCCCCGAACAGGTGCGCCCGCAGCCACGGCACGTGGGCGAAGAGCCGCTGGTGGGCGGCCTCGCGCAGGGCCAGGTAGAGCCGCACCTCCTCGGCGGGCACGCTCAGGCCCTCGCCGAACTCGGCGATGTTCTGCGGCAGCAGCGCGGCCTTGCCGGCCGGAGCCAGCGGCAGGCCGACGTCGGTCGAGCCGAGCACCTCGGCGGCCAGCGCGCCCAGCGCCTGCCCGATCTGGGTGCCGAACATCGCGCCGCCCATCGAGCGCATCACGCCCATCAGCGGCCCGGCCATGGCCTGCATCTCCTCGGGCAGCACACCGCCCATGGCGTTGCCGACCCGCTCGGCCACCGGGTCGACCAGCTCCTGCCAGACCGGCAGGGTGGCCTCGATCCACTCGGCCCGGCTCCAGGCCGCCGCGCTCGCCGACGAGGACGGGAACTCGGTGACCGAATCAAGCCAAAGTTCGGCCAGCCGCACCGCCTCGGCGACGGCCGAGTGCTCGGCGGCGCTCACCGAGCGGTCCTTCTGCTTGCCCTCGGCCGGTTCGGCGACCACGGTCTGGCGCGCGATGTCCTTGGCGAGCT from Kitasatospora sp. NBC_01250 includes these protein-coding regions:
- a CDS encoding NUDIX hydrolase; translation: MMHADAVRALTSWTAVEADQEQLRGDYLAHLAQHQDGLWRSCRPAHITASAAVVDPAAGRVLLTLHPKVGLWLQMGGHCEPGDRTLAAAALREATEESGITGLRLLTGADGHPEPVKLDRHQVRCAGKDQPENTHLDVQYVAVAPAGAQELISEESLDLRWFGYDELPELTDVSVRRLVARARELTA
- a CDS encoding zinc-dependent metalloprotease, coding for MSDLPFGFGVPPEEPDEGKDQGGKQDDQAASGQSGKPGNSGEQPSPFGFGANPLGAMFGMGGAGGQGGAGDNPFAAMMGGLNPNDLGAAFQQLGQMLSFEGGPVNWQLAKDIARQTVVAEPAEGKQKDRSVSAAEHSAVAEAVRLAELWLDSVTEFPSSSASAAAWSRAEWIEATLPVWQELVDPVAERVGNAMGGVLPEEMQAMAGPLMGVMRSMGGAMFGTQIGQALGALAAEVLGSTDVGLPLAPAGKAALLPQNIAEFGEGLSVPAEEVRLYLALREAAHQRLFAHVPWLRAHLFGAVEAYARGIKVDTSRMEELMGQLDLENPEAMQDALAGGLLQPEDTPEQKAALARLETALALVEGWVDAVVHAAAEPHLPQAGALRETLRRRRATGGPAEQTFATLVGLELRPRRLRDASRLWASLADARGIEGRDGLWEHPDMLPTAADLDDPDGFVHRDGAEPIEGGLDFDAITKLLGEAAGESQAPTDKPTAGEQPKDDDQKDDPTA